Proteins found in one Candidatus Eisenbacteria bacterium genomic segment:
- a CDS encoding fibronectin type III domain-containing protein, with protein MDLLETWRLGHFCSTTLQRGRTSMPIHARSATHLDANAASNELWPLFRWLAPLIFTLVYLSIGVGPAAGQTAADSTVTVLWTASGDDGNTGTATSYALRYRTVGVTGTDTTSWWNAATSVTGLPAPHAAGATDSMKVRGLTPVTTYYFVLRVADEVPNWSGFSNIAVKTTSGDTTPPAAVADLAVTATTGTSISVRWTAPGDNGATGTAKSYDIRYSTSAITASNWSAATQPTGEPAPAAAGTAQTYTITGLTPSRTYYIAMKTTDDAGNISVLSNVPSGTTADTIAPAPVTDLSLNPDSEPADWTVQAGPEIQMASDAR; from the coding sequence ATGGACCTTCTGGAAACATGGCGGCTCGGCCATTTTTGCTCGACAACGCTTCAACGGGGGAGGACCTCTATGCCGATCCACGCGCGATCCGCTACGCATCTCGACGCGAACGCCGCGTCCAACGAACTCTGGCCGCTCTTCCGGTGGCTGGCGCCGTTGATCTTCACACTCGTCTACCTTTCCATCGGCGTTGGGCCGGCCGCGGGTCAGACGGCCGCGGACTCCACCGTGACCGTGCTCTGGACCGCGTCGGGGGACGACGGCAACACCGGCACGGCCACCAGCTACGCCCTCCGGTACCGCACGGTCGGCGTCACCGGGACCGACACGACCTCCTGGTGGAACGCCGCGACCTCCGTGACCGGGTTGCCGGCTCCGCACGCGGCCGGTGCCACCGATTCCATGAAGGTACGGGGGCTCACGCCGGTAACGACGTACTACTTCGTGCTCCGGGTGGCGGATGAGGTGCCGAACTGGTCCGGCTTCTCGAACATCGCGGTGAAGACGACCTCGGGAGACACGACGCCCCCGGCCGCCGTGGCCGACCTCGCAGTCACGGCGACGACCGGCACGTCGATCAGCGTCCGCTGGACGGCCCCGGGTGACAACGGCGCGACCGGAACGGCGAAGAGCTACGACATCCGGTACTCGACTTCCGCGATCACCGCTTCGAATTGGAGCGCAGCGACCCAGCCGACCGGGGAACCGGCGCCGGCCGCCGCGGGAACCGCGCAGACCTACACGATCACCGGGCTGACCCCGAGCCGGACGTACTACATCGCGATGAAGACGACGGACGACGCGGGGAACATATCCGTCCTCTCCAACGTTCCCAGCGGAACGACCGCGGACACCATCGCGCCCGCTCCGGTCACAGACCTCTCCCTCAATCCCGATTCGGAGCCGGCCGATTGGACCGTGCAGGCTGGGCCCGAGATCCAAATGGCGAGCGATGCGCGCTAG
- a CDS encoding DUF3473 domain-containing protein yields MSAQREPAFALSVDVEDYYQVQAFAAHVSRDDWGSYPPRVTENVARLLDLFDETEAKGTFFVLAWLVRRHPELVRGIAARGHEIASHGMSHRMITELSRAEFRAEALDSRLLLEDSCGARVIGFRAPSYSVNRETLWALEILRDTGYEYDSSIYPIRGRRYGYPEGPIAPVRMAAGTRDIAEFPLPSIALGPLRVPVLTGAYLRLLPAWVSVAAAGYHRRREIPLVVNVHPWEIDPGQPSVGMSRASHWAHYTRLSRTEGILRRVLRSGRFLTVAARLRELNLLRSPEGDGSSR; encoded by the coding sequence ATGTCCGCGCAGAGGGAGCCGGCGTTCGCGCTCAGCGTCGACGTCGAGGACTACTACCAGGTTCAAGCGTTCGCGGCTCATGTGTCCCGCGACGATTGGGGGAGCTATCCTCCACGCGTCACGGAGAACGTCGCACGCCTGCTCGACCTGTTCGATGAAACGGAGGCGAAGGGAACGTTCTTCGTCCTGGCGTGGCTCGTGCGCCGCCATCCCGAGCTCGTGCGGGGGATCGCCGCGCGAGGCCACGAGATCGCCTCCCACGGGATGAGCCACCGCATGATCACCGAGCTGAGCCGGGCCGAGTTCCGGGCCGAAGCGCTGGACTCGCGCCTCCTGCTCGAAGATTCGTGCGGCGCGCGTGTGATCGGCTTCCGCGCGCCGAGCTACAGCGTGAATCGGGAGACCCTGTGGGCGCTGGAAATCCTCCGCGACACGGGCTATGAATACGACTCGAGCATCTATCCCATCCGCGGCCGGCGGTACGGCTATCCCGAGGGACCCATCGCGCCCGTCCGGATGGCCGCAGGAACGCGGGATATCGCGGAGTTCCCGCTCCCTTCCATCGCGCTCGGTCCGCTCCGCGTGCCCGTCCTCACCGGCGCCTACCTGAGGCTTCTGCCCGCGTGGGTCTCCGTCGCGGCCGCAGGCTACCACCGGCGACGGGAAATCCCGCTCGTCGTCAACGTCCATCCTTGGGAGATCGATCCGGGCCAGCCGTCCGTCGGAATGTCGCGCGCATCGCACTGGGCGCACTACACCCGCTTGAGCCGCACGGAGGGAATTCTTCGTCGCGTTCTCAGGAGCGGGCGCTTCTTGACGGTCGCCGCACGGCTCCGGGAGCTCAACCTATTGCGTTCTCCCGAGGGAGACGGGTCGTCGCGATGA
- a CDS encoding SPOR domain-containing protein, which yields MRIRTFTRRSATPARIAGLAAVLLLFTFLYLPARPARAGVAVGTSAGGFLGFEVGASSAGLAGANTSVASGASAQFWNPSLLAGTAQPQVSIMHATWLENLQYEWIGYARPLGPKLGTGSVSVAYFHMPSLAGVDQFDNPTGEFRVYDMAITFGLARPVAKGINVGANAKLIRQTLATVSGTGAAVDLGASTRIAGTSVGLTMQNLGPDISLGGGSYSLPRQIRLGASHEFLADRLMLAADYNLPQTYYNDLRIGAEIRPHPMIAARIGYRHEFGVRDDPATGLSYGLGAHVGPVNVDYAMTPDNDFSDVHRLSFGYTFGGAQEKPEPIRPEPKQRPAPQPPVPKGPPVIAAVPEPKAPAPIVAPPPAKAAPEPQPAPAAPQQPAREMYEVVLGTYQSEASARAELKALQILGFSVKDAQITLEPGRGYKLSLARLGSKKSANDLAASLTRLSFTASVEIARP from the coding sequence ATGCGGATCCGTACGTTCACTCGCCGTAGCGCCACGCCCGCACGGATCGCCGGCTTGGCCGCCGTTCTGCTTCTCTTCACCTTCCTGTACCTCCCAGCGCGTCCCGCTCGGGCCGGGGTTGCCGTCGGAACGAGCGCGGGCGGATTCCTTGGATTCGAGGTTGGAGCAAGCTCCGCGGGCCTCGCGGGAGCGAACACAAGCGTCGCGAGCGGCGCAAGCGCTCAGTTCTGGAATCCGTCGCTCCTCGCCGGAACAGCGCAGCCCCAAGTCTCGATCATGCACGCCACTTGGCTGGAAAACCTCCAGTACGAGTGGATCGGTTACGCACGGCCCCTGGGGCCCAAGCTGGGGACGGGCTCGGTGAGCGTCGCGTACTTCCACATGCCGAGCCTCGCCGGAGTGGACCAATTCGACAACCCGACGGGCGAATTCCGCGTCTACGACATGGCGATCACGTTCGGGCTCGCGCGGCCGGTCGCGAAGGGAATCAACGTGGGGGCGAACGCCAAGCTCATTCGGCAGACGCTGGCGACCGTATCGGGCACCGGCGCGGCGGTGGACCTGGGGGCAAGCACGCGAATCGCCGGAACGTCGGTCGGGCTGACGATGCAGAACCTGGGACCGGATATCTCGCTCGGCGGGGGCAGCTACTCGCTTCCTCGTCAGATCCGCCTCGGCGCGAGCCACGAGTTTCTGGCGGACCGTCTCATGCTGGCGGCCGACTACAACCTTCCGCAGACCTATTATAACGACCTCCGTATCGGCGCCGAGATCAGGCCTCACCCCATGATTGCGGCCCGAATCGGATACCGGCACGAATTCGGCGTCAGGGACGATCCGGCGACGGGCCTCTCGTACGGACTCGGAGCCCACGTCGGCCCGGTGAACGTCGACTACGCTATGACTCCCGACAACGATTTCTCCGACGTCCACCGGCTCTCGTTCGGCTACACGTTCGGCGGAGCGCAGGAGAAGCCGGAGCCGATTCGGCCCGAGCCGAAGCAGCGCCCGGCCCCGCAGCCTCCGGTCCCGAAAGGACCGCCGGTGATCGCCGCCGTCCCCGAGCCGAAGGCGCCCGCGCCGATCGTCGCACCTCCACCCGCGAAGGCCGCCCCCGAGCCCCAGCCGGCTCCCGCGGCTCCCCAGCAGCCCGCCCGCGAGATGTACGAGGTCGTGCTCGGGACCTACCAGTCCGAAGCGAGCGCGCGCGCCGAGCTGAAGGCGCTTCAAATCCTCGGATTCTCGGTCAAGGATGCGCAGATCACCCTGGAGCCGGGCCGTGGATACAAGTTGTCCCTTGCACGCCTGGGCTCAAAGAAATCGGCAAACGACCTCGCGGCCTCGCTGACTCGGCTCTCGTTCACGGCGAGCGTCGAGATCGCGCGCCCCTAA
- a CDS encoding sugar transferase, producing MSTMILPSEWVDPKRSARFRKSLGRLSKREIDVSFASVGILILLPVFVLIAIGIKLDSQGPVFYSQERIGHDRRRRRGCLAAGGDRHADAFGRPFMIRKFRTMVANAERDTGPVWASARDSRVTRVGRFLRRTRLDETAQLWNVLRGEMSLVGPRPERPTFVKSLAASLPDYPERYSALPGITGLAQVKSDYDTSLESVHRKLQYDLYYLKNGCLLLDLRIMAASVKVMANGHGAH from the coding sequence TTGAGCACGATGATTCTTCCGTCCGAGTGGGTCGATCCGAAACGAAGCGCTCGCTTCCGCAAATCCCTCGGCCGGCTCTCCAAGCGCGAGATCGACGTGTCGTTCGCATCCGTGGGCATCTTGATTCTGTTACCCGTGTTCGTGCTGATCGCGATCGGGATCAAGCTGGATAGCCAAGGCCCCGTTTTCTACTCCCAGGAGCGCATCGGCCACGATCGCCGCCGGCGGCGGGGCTGCCTGGCTGCCGGCGGGGACCGGCATGCGGACGCGTTCGGCCGGCCCTTCATGATTCGCAAGTTCCGCACCATGGTCGCCAACGCGGAACGCGATACGGGTCCGGTCTGGGCTTCCGCGCGGGATTCGCGCGTCACGCGGGTGGGAAGATTCCTGCGCCGGACGCGCCTGGACGAGACGGCGCAGCTCTGGAATGTCCTGCGTGGGGAGATGAGCCTCGTGGGGCCGCGTCCGGAGCGCCCGACGTTCGTCAAATCGCTCGCCGCGTCCCTTCCCGATTATCCCGAACGCTATTCCGCGCTCCCAGGGATCACGGGTCTTGCCCAGGTGAAATCGGATTACGACACCTCGCTCGAGAGCGTGCACCGGAAGCTTCAATACGATCTCTATTACCTCAAAAACGGCTGCCTCCTGCTCGACCTCAGGATCATGGCCGCGTCCGTGAAGGTGATGGCCAATGGCCACGGAGCGCATTAG
- a CDS encoding polysaccharide export protein, whose product MMIPVRYLRLSALLSLSLWIGAARLVSADAPAYPIGAGDVLQITIYAGGEQQESFITEVSAAGTITIPLLGQLSTDNLLPAGLSERLIQRLSEGSYYVNPHVIVTVKEYAGKVYVNGEVGRPGAYSVRDGLTVLNACILAGGFSDYAALSRVKVFRSVKGNTQLFKINLKKVQKGEQPDLLLRPGDRIEVPHRRF is encoded by the coding sequence ATGATGATCCCTGTCCGATATCTCCGGCTCAGCGCGCTACTCTCCCTCTCCCTCTGGATCGGGGCCGCCCGCCTCGTCTCCGCCGATGCCCCGGCCTATCCGATCGGGGCCGGGGACGTTCTACAGATAACGATCTACGCAGGGGGAGAGCAACAGGAGAGCTTCATAACCGAGGTCTCCGCGGCGGGGACGATCACCATTCCGCTTCTGGGCCAGCTGTCCACGGACAACTTGCTGCCGGCCGGCCTGTCCGAGCGACTCATCCAGCGGCTTTCCGAAGGCAGTTACTACGTCAACCCGCACGTGATCGTCACCGTCAAGGAGTACGCCGGGAAAGTGTACGTAAACGGAGAAGTCGGCCGCCCCGGGGCCTATAGCGTCCGCGACGGGCTGACGGTCTTGAATGCCTGCATCTTGGCGGGCGGTTTTTCGGACTATGCGGCGCTGAGCCGCGTCAAGGTGTTCCGGTCCGTGAAGGGCAACACGCAGCTGTTCAAGATCAATCTCAAGAAGGTCCAGAAGGGCGAGCAGCCGGACCTGCTTCTTCGGCCCGGCGATCGGATCGAGGTCCCGCACAGAAGGTTCTAA
- a CDS encoding DegT/DnrJ/EryC1/StrS aminotransferase family protein — translation MRESFLPFSAPLLGEGEIQGVLECLRSGWLTTGRKVKEFETKFAAYIGCKHAIAVNSCTAALHLALEAADVGPGDEVITSPMTFTATANVAEHLKARPVFVDCDPKTLNIDPGAIEGAITPRTKAIIPVHFAGQVCDMDPIQEVARKRGLVVVEDAAHAIPARYKGRMVGTLSPLTCFSFYATKNLTTGEGGMVTTDDDRYADRIRLMALHGMSRDAWKRYTQGGAWSYEILAPGYKCNLTDLAAAIGLPQLANCEAFHRRRLEIVRKYDEAFAGLPGISTPATRDQKAHAWHLYVIQIHPDRLSISRDAFIQCLVERNIGVSVHFIPLHLHPYYRDAYGYKPNDFPNAYAAFQRIISLPLYASMSDPDVLDVIDAVSQIAEQHSK, via the coding sequence ATGAGAGAGTCGTTCCTCCCATTCTCCGCGCCTCTCTTGGGAGAAGGGGAAATCCAAGGCGTCCTGGAGTGCCTTCGTTCCGGCTGGCTCACGACCGGGCGGAAGGTCAAGGAATTCGAGACCAAGTTCGCGGCGTACATCGGGTGCAAGCACGCGATCGCCGTGAACTCGTGCACCGCGGCCTTGCACCTCGCGCTGGAGGCCGCGGACGTGGGGCCGGGCGACGAAGTGATCACGAGCCCGATGACATTCACGGCGACCGCCAACGTGGCCGAGCATCTCAAAGCCCGTCCGGTTTTCGTGGATTGCGATCCCAAGACGTTGAATATCGATCCCGGCGCGATCGAGGGAGCGATCACCCCGCGGACGAAAGCGATCATCCCGGTGCACTTCGCGGGTCAGGTCTGTGACATGGATCCGATCCAGGAGGTCGCGCGCAAGCGTGGGCTGGTCGTGGTCGAGGACGCCGCGCATGCCATTCCGGCGCGCTACAAAGGCCGGATGGTCGGCACGCTGAGCCCGCTCACGTGCTTCAGCTTCTACGCGACCAAGAACCTGACGACGGGGGAAGGCGGGATGGTCACGACGGACGACGACCGTTACGCGGACCGAATTCGCCTCATGGCGCTGCATGGGATGAGCCGCGACGCCTGGAAACGGTATACGCAGGGGGGAGCTTGGTCCTACGAGATCCTCGCGCCGGGGTACAAATGCAACCTGACCGATCTGGCCGCCGCCATCGGCCTTCCCCAGCTCGCCAACTGCGAAGCATTCCACCGGCGCCGCCTCGAGATCGTCCGAAAATACGATGAGGCTTTCGCGGGGCTGCCCGGGATCTCGACCCCCGCGACCCGAGACCAGAAGGCGCACGCCTGGCATCTCTACGTCATCCAGATCCATCCCGATCGGCTGTCCATCTCCCGGGACGCGTTCATCCAATGCCTGGTCGAGAGGAACATCGGCGTCTCGGTCCATTTCATCCCGCTCCATCTCCACCCCTATTACCGGGACGCCTACGGGTACAAGCCGAACGATTTTCCGAACGCGTACGCCGCGTTCCAGCGAATCATCTCGCTGCCGTTGTACGCCAGCATGTCCGATCCCGACGTCCTGGACGTGATCGACGCCGTTTCTCAAATCGCGGAGCAACATAGCAAGTGA
- a CDS encoding NAD-dependent epimerase/dehydratase family protein, with translation MKRAFDILASLTGLVLLSPVLAVAAILIKLTGRGPAIFRQERVGRHFRPFRIYKFRTMVVGAHEMGPGITAAGDPRVTAIGRILRKTKIDELPQLYNVLRGEMSLVGPRPELPKYVNLFRAEYEEVLAVRPGITDPASIAYRDESPLLAKTRDPEDQYLHVILPEKLRLAKEYVHRSSFLYDLRLILTTLASIAYPGKSLDRLFNSMSPHRYPIAAVAQSALLVAAHYLAFLIRFDGQIPDREFHLFLQTAPALLALQLLLFHPFRLYRGLWRYVSIQDLKSIAASLTLSSAAWWLLSGLVRPFAGYPRSVMILDWVLSLALLGGVRLLRRINRELGPPTPHTRSVLVISSGDAAERVLRGLLAGGQGKYRVVGLIDKEAKHTGDRIHNVPVLGGQENIEAIIGREDPDEILVTISTTPVADRKDIVRLCKKFGKPVRMIPDLPDILAGKELTSLALDIEPDDLLFREPIRTDLGAIRDTYGSRRILITGAGGSIGSEISRQVAACKPRLLVLFEKHEASLYMIDKELRSLYPALEIESVIGDITDEERVREIMKKTAPHVVFHAAAYKHVPMMERNPAEAFKTNVLGTRTVSALAGECKAEVFVLISTDKAVEPLSVMGRTKRIAELMLQELNGTKPTKYLTVRFGNVLESSGSVIPLFREQIEAGGPVTVTHPEVTRLFMTIPEAVQLILLAASIGKGGETFVLDMGKPIRILDLAKALIRLSGLSPGRDIEIVFTGLRPGERLFEKLVNDHEKVWKTSHPKLLMAVSEGSERRAREEILQHVALMESAIGADLAAKVCEPAKRLLAQARG, from the coding sequence GTGAAGCGCGCGTTCGACATCCTCGCATCCCTCACCGGGCTGGTTCTTCTTTCCCCCGTTCTGGCCGTGGCCGCGATCCTCATCAAGCTCACCGGGCGCGGGCCGGCGATCTTCCGGCAGGAGCGGGTAGGGCGGCACTTCCGCCCATTCAGGATCTATAAGTTCCGAACGATGGTCGTGGGGGCCCATGAGATGGGGCCGGGGATCACCGCCGCCGGGGACCCGCGCGTCACCGCCATCGGACGCATCCTCCGGAAGACCAAGATCGACGAGCTCCCTCAGCTCTACAACGTGTTGCGGGGCGAAATGAGTCTCGTGGGCCCTCGGCCCGAGCTGCCGAAGTATGTAAACCTCTTCCGAGCCGAGTACGAGGAGGTCCTCGCGGTTCGCCCCGGCATCACGGACCCGGCCTCCATCGCCTACCGCGACGAGTCGCCGCTCCTCGCAAAAACCCGAGACCCCGAAGATCAATACTTGCACGTCATCCTTCCCGAAAAGCTGCGTTTGGCCAAGGAATACGTCCACAGGAGCTCCTTCCTGTACGATCTGCGGTTGATCCTTACGACGCTCGCGTCGATCGCTTATCCCGGGAAGTCGCTCGACCGCCTCTTCAACTCGATGTCGCCGCACCGCTATCCGATCGCCGCGGTCGCTCAGAGCGCCCTGCTCGTCGCGGCCCACTACCTGGCATTCCTCATCCGCTTCGATGGGCAGATCCCGGATCGCGAGTTCCACCTCTTCCTGCAAACCGCGCCAGCCCTGCTGGCGCTCCAGCTTCTGCTGTTCCATCCGTTCCGGCTCTACCGCGGGCTCTGGCGCTATGTCAGCATTCAGGACCTGAAGTCCATCGCGGCGTCGCTCACGCTCAGCTCGGCCGCCTGGTGGCTCCTGTCCGGGCTCGTTCGACCCTTCGCTGGGTATCCGCGCTCCGTCATGATCCTCGACTGGGTCCTCTCGCTCGCGCTCCTCGGGGGCGTCCGGCTCCTTCGCAGGATCAACCGCGAGTTGGGCCCGCCGACCCCCCACACGCGTTCGGTCCTGGTCATCAGCTCCGGGGACGCCGCGGAGCGGGTCCTTCGAGGGCTCCTCGCCGGAGGCCAGGGGAAATACCGGGTCGTGGGTCTGATCGACAAGGAGGCGAAGCACACGGGCGACCGCATCCACAATGTTCCGGTGCTGGGGGGACAGGAGAATATCGAAGCCATCATCGGCCGCGAGGATCCGGACGAAATCCTGGTGACCATCTCGACGACTCCGGTGGCGGACCGCAAGGACATCGTCCGGCTGTGCAAGAAATTCGGGAAACCGGTCCGAATGATCCCTGATCTTCCAGATATCCTCGCGGGGAAGGAATTGACCAGCCTCGCACTCGACATCGAGCCCGACGACCTGCTCTTCCGGGAACCGATCCGGACCGACCTCGGAGCCATCCGGGACACCTACGGCTCCAGACGGATCCTGATCACCGGGGCAGGGGGATCGATCGGCTCGGAGATTTCTCGGCAGGTGGCCGCGTGCAAGCCGCGCCTCCTCGTGCTCTTCGAGAAGCACGAGGCGAGCCTGTACATGATCGATAAAGAGCTCCGGAGCCTTTATCCCGCCCTCGAGATCGAGTCCGTCATCGGCGACATCACGGACGAGGAGCGGGTGAGGGAAATCATGAAGAAAACCGCGCCACACGTGGTCTTTCACGCCGCCGCCTACAAGCACGTGCCCATGATGGAGCGAAACCCGGCGGAGGCGTTCAAGACCAACGTGTTGGGAACGAGGACGGTCTCGGCCCTCGCCGGCGAATGCAAGGCGGAAGTTTTCGTCCTGATCTCGACCGACAAGGCCGTGGAGCCGTTGAGCGTCATGGGGCGCACCAAGCGCATCGCCGAGCTGATGCTGCAGGAATTGAACGGAACCAAGCCGACCAAGTACCTCACGGTCCGGTTCGGCAATGTCCTGGAGAGCAGCGGGAGCGTCATTCCGCTGTTCCGGGAGCAGATCGAGGCGGGGGGACCTGTGACCGTGACACACCCCGAGGTCACGCGGCTTTTCATGACGATCCCCGAAGCGGTTCAGCTGATTCTGCTGGCCGCCTCCATCGGGAAGGGAGGGGAGACGTTCGTCCTCGATATGGGGAAGCCCATTCGGATTCTGGATCTGGCGAAAGCGCTGATTCGCCTCTCCGGTCTCAGCCCCGGCAGGGACATCGAGATCGTATTCACAGGGCTTCGCCCCGGAGAGAGGCTTTTCGAAAAGCTTGTGAACGACCACGAAAAGGTCTGGAAAACCTCCCATCCGAAGCTCCTGATGGCTGTCAGCGAAGGTTCCGAGCGGAGGGCGCGAGAAGAGATCCTTCAGCACGTGGCGCTCATGGAGTCGGCGATCGGGGCGGACCTGGCGGCCAAGGTTTGCGAGCCCGCCAAGCGGCTTCTGGCCCAGGCCCGGGGGTAA
- a CDS encoding glycosyltransferase family 4 protein, which yields MNAMILPTDSASHRGAARIVDIINLSSSADTLLKNRVWLLRQSGVDNRVICIDGPYVRRLREVGIPVYTVPLPRGYNPIKLLLSLFRIASYLSRERIDLVHTHCSIPGFVGRVAAWLAGVPVIIHTVHGFHFHDRSPRWKRIFYVGIERFTGLVTHALLSQNQHDLEQAARYKIVPRDRLRYIGNGIKLDRFPGARPASSARGPLTITCVARFEPVKNHRMLFESARRLKERGHDFRIWLVGGGDLRSDYEGLCAKLGIGDRVQFLGYREDIPELLAQTDISVLTSVKEGIPRAILESMAMGIPVVATRVNGSREVVREGETGFMVELNDSVALSDVLERLITDPDLRTEIGQRAREVAHREYDETSIVESLKNIYRVQLAQRGVPIRATAPQTAER from the coding sequence ATGAATGCCATGATTCTCCCGACTGATTCAGCGTCCCATCGCGGGGCGGCAAGGATTGTGGACATCATCAATCTCAGTTCCTCCGCTGACACCCTCCTCAAGAATCGCGTCTGGCTGCTGAGGCAGAGCGGCGTGGACAACCGGGTCATCTGCATCGACGGCCCCTATGTCCGCAGGCTTCGGGAAGTGGGGATTCCCGTCTACACGGTGCCGCTACCTCGAGGATACAACCCGATCAAGCTGCTGCTTTCCCTGTTTCGGATCGCGAGCTACCTGTCCAGGGAGCGCATCGATCTGGTGCACACGCACTGTTCCATTCCAGGATTCGTCGGGCGCGTCGCGGCGTGGCTCGCCGGGGTGCCGGTCATCATCCACACGGTGCATGGGTTCCATTTCCACGACCGCAGCCCGAGATGGAAGCGAATCTTCTACGTCGGGATCGAGCGCTTCACCGGCCTGGTCACCCACGCCCTGCTGAGCCAGAATCAGCACGACCTGGAGCAGGCCGCGCGTTACAAGATCGTCCCTCGGGATCGGCTGCGGTACATCGGAAACGGGATCAAGCTGGACCGCTTCCCCGGTGCGCGGCCCGCGTCCTCCGCCCGCGGGCCTTTGACGATCACCTGCGTCGCGCGGTTCGAGCCTGTGAAGAATCACCGGATGCTCTTCGAAAGTGCCCGGCGCCTCAAGGAGCGCGGTCACGACTTCCGGATCTGGCTGGTTGGAGGCGGGGACCTGCGTTCGGATTATGAAGGTCTTTGCGCCAAGCTGGGAATCGGCGACCGGGTGCAGTTCCTCGGTTACCGGGAGGACATTCCCGAGTTGCTCGCGCAGACCGACATCTCCGTTCTCACCTCCGTGAAGGAGGGAATTCCGCGGGCCATTCTGGAGTCGATGGCGATGGGAATCCCGGTCGTGGCCACGCGTGTCAATGGGAGCCGGGAGGTCGTACGCGAAGGGGAGACGGGTTTCATGGTGGAGCTCAACGACAGCGTGGCTCTCTCCGATGTCCTGGAGCGCCTCATCACCGATCCGGATCTCAGAACCGAGATCGGGCAGCGAGCGCGGGAAGTCGCCCATCGGGAATACGACGAGACTTCGATCGTCGAATCCCTGAAGAACATCTACCGCGTTCAATTGGCTCAGCGAGGAGTTCCGATTCGAGCCACAGCGCCGCAAACCGCGGAGCGGTGA